A window of Aquitalea denitrificans contains these coding sequences:
- the cas6f gene encoding type I-F CRISPR-associated endoribonuclease Cas6/Csy4: MDHYLDIRLLPDADFNATVLLAALYAKLHRVLSKQQRGDIGVSFPGYSTGKQQDKDPAPPSLGATLRLHGSAAALDSLMASHWASGFADYALIGNIRPVPATTQAIRVQRRQAKSNPARERARLMRRKNMDTAEAYRRIPDRKARRLSLPYITLDSSSTGQRFLLFIDQHAVTQAVSGEFNSYGLSSSATLPSW, translated from the coding sequence ATGGACCACTACCTGGATATCCGCCTGCTGCCGGATGCCGACTTCAACGCCACGGTTTTGCTGGCAGCCCTGTACGCCAAGCTGCACCGCGTGCTGAGCAAGCAGCAACGGGGCGACATTGGCGTCAGCTTTCCCGGCTACAGCACCGGCAAGCAGCAAGACAAAGACCCAGCCCCGCCCAGCCTGGGCGCAACCCTGCGCCTGCATGGCAGCGCCGCCGCACTGGACAGCCTGATGGCCAGCCACTGGGCCAGCGGCTTTGCCGATTACGCGCTGATTGGCAACATCCGCCCGGTACCCGCCACCACCCAGGCTATTCGCGTACAGCGGCGGCAAGCCAAAAGCAACCCTGCCCGCGAACGCGCCCGACTGATGCGCCGCAAAAACATGGATACCGCCGAAGCATACCGCCGTATCCCTGACCGCAAGGCACGGCGCCTGTCCCTGCCCTACATCACCCTGGACAGCAGCAGTACCGGCCAACGCTTCTTGCTGTTTATCGACCAGCATGCAGTCACTCAAGCAGTCAGCGGTGAGTTCAACAGCTACGGCCTGAGCAGCAGCGCCACCCTGCCCAGTTGGTGA
- the csy3 gene encoding type I-F CRISPR-associated protein Csy3: protein MSKLENASVLAFERKLDPSDALFYAGQWEERTASQRWPHVEVREKSVRGTISNRLKTKGPEKDPLKQDIKIENPNLQTVDVATLPHDADTLKVSFTLRVLAGVGKPSACNKADYRSKLLQTIDGYRQEYGFGELARRYATNLANGRFLWRNRVGAEQVEIHIAQWQDGAAVQSWRFDALALSLRSLESNEQVDRLGALIAEGLAGSQHVLLHIDAYVRSGNGQEVFPSQELIMDLGRGDKSKTLYMVQQGNARIAAIHSQKIGNALRTIDTWYPGAADNGPIAIEPYGVVTTQGEAYRQPKQKQDFYTLLDNWVLKDSKPDTEQQHFVIATLIRGGVFGKAD, encoded by the coding sequence ATGAGCAAACTGGAAAACGCCTCCGTCCTCGCTTTCGAACGCAAACTGGACCCATCCGATGCGCTGTTTTATGCCGGCCAATGGGAAGAACGCACAGCAAGCCAGCGCTGGCCACACGTGGAAGTACGGGAAAAATCGGTGCGCGGCACCATCTCCAACCGCCTGAAAACAAAAGGCCCAGAGAAGGATCCTCTCAAACAGGACATTAAGATCGAGAACCCTAATCTGCAAACCGTGGACGTGGCCACCCTGCCCCATGACGCCGACACCCTGAAAGTCAGCTTCACCTTGCGCGTACTGGCCGGCGTGGGCAAACCTTCGGCCTGCAACAAGGCCGACTACCGCAGCAAACTGCTGCAAACCATAGACGGCTACCGTCAGGAATACGGCTTTGGCGAACTGGCACGCCGCTATGCCACCAACCTGGCCAATGGCCGCTTTTTGTGGCGCAACCGCGTGGGCGCCGAGCAAGTAGAGATTCACATTGCCCAATGGCAAGACGGTGCCGCCGTACAAAGCTGGCGCTTCGACGCGTTGGCCCTCAGCCTGCGCAGCCTGGAAAGCAATGAACAGGTAGACCGCCTGGGTGCCTTGATTGCCGAAGGACTGGCCGGCAGCCAGCACGTGCTGCTGCACATCGACGCCTATGTACGCAGCGGCAACGGCCAGGAAGTATTTCCCAGCCAGGAACTGATTATGGACCTTGGACGTGGCGACAAAAGCAAAACCCTCTACATGGTGCAACAAGGTAATGCCCGCATTGCCGCCATCCACTCGCAGAAAATCGGCAACGCCCTGCGCACCATCGACACCTGGTATCCGGGCGCTGCCGACAACGGCCCCATCGCCATCGAACCCTACGGCGTCGTCACCACTCAGGGAGAAGCCTACCGCCAGCCCAAGCAAAAGCAGGACTTCTACACCCTGCTGGACAACTGGGTGCTGAAAGACAGCAAACCGGACACCGAGCAACAGCACTTTGTCATCGCCACCCTGATTCGTGGCGGCGTATTTGGTAAGGCTGACTGA
- the csy2 gene encoding type I-F CRISPR-associated protein Csy2: protein MTPHRLPNINALLHIPHLRVQNANAISGPHSWGHPGPTAFTGLMTALRRKLGPELDLDMVGVGIINHHYQAQTNGDYVQRFNLSRNPLNKDGSTAAIVEEGRIHLELSLVFGLALGNTLSGASQAELDQLATRIQQTLHTLRVAGGSILPGRSRLQPRLKHLPESTDERQDQFRQLRRWLMPGYALLARDDLLPAPAQPGEATNDQRLDAWLDQCRLNHYPVADEQGQVSWQHSRQQGQGWIVPLPVGYGALTPLYVPGSVAHCRDETTPVRFVESLYSLGEWLSPHRLTDYRQLLWYPSHDASSGVYRCHNDYHLTRATEPAILGELA from the coding sequence ATGACGCCACACCGCCTGCCCAACATTAACGCCCTGCTGCACATTCCCCACCTGCGCGTACAAAACGCCAATGCCATCAGCGGCCCGCACAGCTGGGGCCACCCCGGCCCCACTGCCTTCACCGGCCTGATGACTGCACTGCGGCGCAAACTGGGGCCGGAACTGGACCTGGACATGGTTGGTGTGGGCATCATCAACCACCACTACCAGGCGCAAACCAATGGCGACTACGTACAGCGCTTCAACCTCAGCCGCAACCCGCTGAACAAGGACGGCAGCACCGCCGCCATTGTGGAAGAAGGCCGCATTCACCTGGAGCTATCCCTGGTATTTGGCCTGGCACTGGGAAATACACTGTCCGGTGCCAGCCAGGCAGAGCTGGATCAACTTGCCACCCGTATCCAGCAAACACTGCACACCCTGCGCGTGGCGGGCGGCAGCATACTGCCCGGCCGCAGCCGCTTGCAGCCCAGGCTGAAACACCTGCCAGAATCGACAGACGAGCGACAAGACCAATTCCGCCAACTGCGCCGCTGGCTGATGCCCGGCTATGCGCTGCTGGCCCGCGATGATCTGCTACCAGCGCCAGCCCAGCCGGGCGAGGCCACTAACGACCAGCGGCTGGACGCCTGGCTGGACCAGTGCCGCCTGAACCACTACCCGGTAGCCGATGAACAAGGCCAGGTAAGCTGGCAGCACTCGCGCCAGCAAGGCCAAGGCTGGATTGTGCCGCTGCCGGTGGGCTATGGCGCGCTTACGCCGCTGTACGTGCCCGGCAGCGTGGCCCATTGCCGTGACGAAACCACACCGGTGCGCTTTGTCGAAAGCCTGTATTCACTGGGCGAATGGCTCAGCCCGCACCGCCTCACCGACTACCGGCAACTGCTGTGGTACCCCAGCCACGACGCCAGCAGCGGGGTATACCGCTGCCACAACGACTACCACCTTACCCGCGCCACCGAACCAGCCATTTTGGGAGAACTCGCATGA